In Microbacterium sp. No. 7, the genomic window GATCGGCGACGTCACCGCCAAGCTCCAGCTCGCGCACGTCGCGGAGGCGCAGGCGGTCGTCGCGGCCGAGACGATCGGAGACGCCGAGACGCAGGAGCTGGGCGACTACCGGATGATGCCGCGCGCGACGTTCTGCTCCCCGCAGGTGGCCTCGTTCGGGTACACCGAGGCGCAGTACAAGGAGACGGGCCGCGAGTACAAGGTCGCGACGTTCCCGTTCATGGCCAACGGCAAGGCGCACGGCCTGGGCGAGCCGGTCGGCTTCGTCAAGCTCATCGCCGACGCCGAGCACCTCGAGCTCGTCGGCGCGCACATGATCGGCCCCGACGTGTCGGAGCTGCTCCCCGAGCTGACCCTCGCGCAGAAGTGGGACCTCACGGCGCTCGAGCTCGCCCGCAACGTGCACACGCACCCGACGCTCTCCGAGGCCCTGCAGGAGGGCTTCCACGGCCTCGCGGGTCACATGATCAACTTCTGAGTCGAGTAGCCGCCGCAGGCGGCGTATCGAGACCCGGAAACAGAGACCCAGAGACACAAGAGAGCGGGGCGGATGCCGGGTGGCATCCGCCCCACATCTCTTTACTGCGATCTACAGCCCGAGCGCGCGGCCGAGCTTCGACGGGGATGCCGCGGGCGCCCCGCCGACGCGGCGCACGGCGGCCTCGACGGCGGCGAACAGCTCGGTGCGGCCGACCGCATCGGCCGGCGCAGCGGCGCCCAGCTCGAACTCCCACTCGCGCCACGCGCGGTCGACGCCCTGGCGCTCGTCGCGGGCGCGCACGCGGTCGTCGACGAACTCGGCGATCACGCCGCCGGAGACGTCGCGCAGATGGTACGCGTTGCGCGTGTTGCGGATGCGCGCGATGGGGCTGAGCTCACCCGCGACGACGCCCGAGACCACGGTCGCGAGGGCCTCGGGGATGTCCTCCGACTCCCCCAGCGGCCAGTGCAGCTCGACGCGCGAGCCGTCGGCCGACCGCGGCCCCTTCAGGTGCCAGCCCTCGTCGGGACCGCCCGTGCGGCGGCGCAGCGCGTAGCCGGCGCGGCCGAGCGCGTAGTCGTAGACGTCGAGGTACAGGGCGTCGAGCTCGCGCAGCTCGGGCTGCGACACGCTCGCGACGCCCGGGAGCGTCCACAGGTCGGGCAGGGGCGTCTCGGCCTCCACGTCGAACGTGCGCTCGATCTCGATCGAACGCGACGGCTCCACCGTCACGCCTCGCGACCGTCGCCGTCGGGCGCGATGTCCTCCGTCGAGCCGACGTAGCGGAACGTCGCCTCGGTGGGACCGTCGTGCGAGCCGGTGTGCGTGAGCGCACCCTCACGGTGGTAGACGATCTGTCCCTCTCCGTACGGAGCTATGTAGCGGTCGAGAGACGTGTCGCCGAGCGGAACGATCTGGCCGTCGAGCGGCCCCCCCAGCAGTCGTGCAATGGCCATGTTGCCTCCTCGCTCCAGTCTACTCGCGCGCGGATCGCCGCGAACGAGCGGGCATGCGCGCCGAAGCTCCTAGGATCGATCGGGTGAAGCCGTTCCTGCTCCTCGCGACCCGTGCCGAAGACGTGCCCGCCGACGAGGAGTACGAGCTCTTCCTGCGCTACTCGGGCCTCGACGAGCGCACGCTCGTCCGCGTGCGGATGGAGGCCGCTCCCCTGGGCCCCGTCGACCTCGACGACTACTCCGGCATCTTCGTGGGCGGCGGGCCGTTCAACGCGTCGGACCCCGATCGGAAGAAGTCGCCCGTGCAGCACCGCGTCGAGGCGGAGTTCCGCACGCTGCTCGACGAGGTCGTCGCGCGCGACTACCCCTTCCTCGGCGCCTGCTACGGCGTCGGCACGCTCGGCGCGCACCAGGGCGCGGAGATCGACGGCACCTACCGCGAGCCGATCAGCGTCGTCGAAGTGACGCGCACCGCGGCGGGCGCCGACGACCCGCTGCTCGCGACGCTGCCCGACACGTTCGCCGCGTTCGTCGGCCACAAGGAGGCCATCCGCACGCTGCCGCCGTCGGCGACGCTGCTCGCGTCGGGCGAGGCGTGCCCCGTGCAGATGTTCCGCGTGGGGCGGAACGTGTACGCGACGCAGTTCCACCCCGAGCTCGACGTCGAGGGCATCACGACCCGCATCCACGCGTACGCGTCGCACGGCTACTTCGCGGCCGACGAGCTGCAGCTCACGCTCGACGCCGTGCGCAGGATGCCGGTGACCCACACGGGTGACATCCTGCGCGCCTTCGCCGACCGCTACGCACGCTGACCCCGAGTCTCAACCGCGGCAGAGTGCGGGTGCCGCTGAGGACCACCCGCACTCTGCCGCGGTTGAACTGCTGGATGCCGGCCGCTCAGCGCAGCGGCGGCGTGTGCCAGATGCGCTCGATGTAGTCGCGCATCGAGCGGTCGGACGAGAAGAACCCGCAGCGCGCGACGTTGAGGATCGCCTTGCGCGTCCAGGCCTCCTGGTCGGCGTATGCGGCATCCACCTTCGTCTGCGCCTCGAGGTACGAGGTGAAGTCGGCGAGCACCATGAAGCGGTCTTCGTACAGCAGGTTCGAGACGACCGGCTCGAAGACGCTGCGGTCGCCGCCCGAGAACGCGCCCGAGGCGATGAGGTCGATCGCTCGACGCAGGTTCTCGTCGGCCTGGTAGAACTCGCTCGGACGGTAGCCGCGGTCGCTCAGCTCCTGCACCTGCGGCTCGCGCATGCCGAACAGGAAGAAGTTGTCGTCGCCGACGAGCTCGCGGATCTCGACGTTCGCGCCGTCGTCGGTGCCGATCGTGAGCGCGCCGTTGAGCGCGAACTTCATGTTGCCCGTGCCCGACGCCTCCTTGCCCGCGAGCGAGATCTGCTCGGAGAGGTCGGCGGCGGGGACGACGCGCTCGGCGAGCGTGACGTTGTAGTTCGGCGGGAAGAGCACCTTCAGCCTGCCCTCGACGCGCGGGTCGGCGTTGACGACCGACCCGACCGCGTTGATGAGGTGGATGATGCGCTTGGCCATGAGATAGCCGGGCGCCGCCTTCGCGCCGAAGATGAACGTGCGGGCCGTGACCTCCGACGCGGCGACGCGGCCCGAGACGATGCCCTCGTACAGCGACACGATGTGCAGCAGCTTGAGCATCTGCCGCTTGTACTCGTGCAGGCGCTTGACCATGACGTCGAGCATGTGGCCGTCGCTCACCTCGAAGCCGTCGCGGTGGCGCAGCAGCTCGCTGAGCCGACGCTTGTTCGCGGCCTTGACGTCGGCGAACGCCTGACGGAACTGCGGGTCCTCCGCGAACGTCTCCAGCTCGCGCAGGCGCTCCAGGTCGGTGAGCCACGTGCCGCCGAGCGCCTCGGAGATGAGCGCCGAGAGGTCGGGGTTGGCGAGGCGCACGAAGCGGCGCGGGGTGACGCCGTTGGTGACGTTGGTGAACTTGCCCGGGAAGAACTCGTTGAAGTCGGGCAGCACCTTGTCGCGCAGCAGCTGCGAGTGCAGCTCGGCGACGCCGTTGACCTTGGCGCCGGCGACGGTCGCGAGATAGGCCATGCGCACGCTGCGCTGGGGGTACTCGGCGATGATCGACATGTTGCGCAGGCGCATCTCGTCGTCGCCGAACCGCTCGCGCACCTCGGCGAGGAACTCGTCGTTGATGCGGTAGATGATCTCCAGGTGACGCGGCAGCAGGCGGCCGAGCAGGTCGACCGACCAGACCTCGAGCGCCTCGGGCAGCAGCGTGTGGCACGTGTAGGCGAAGCACTGCCGGGTGATCTCCCACGCGGCGTCCCACTCCATCTTCCTCTCGTCGACGAGCACGCGCATCAGCTCGGGGACGCCGATGACGGGGTGGGTGTCGTTGAGCTGGAAGATCACGCGGTCGGGCAGCTTCGCGAGGTCGAAGTCGTCTGGCAGCACGCCGTCGAGGAAGTCGCTGATCGAGGCGGCCACGAAGAAGTACTGCTGCTGCAGGCGCAGCTCCTTGCCCTGCGGCGTGGAGTCCTCGGGGTAGAGCACCTTCGAGATGTTCTCGGCGAAGGTGCGCGCGCGCACCGCCTCCGCGTAGTCGCCGGAGTTGAAGATGCGCAGGTCGAAGGCGCTCGTGGCCTGGGCGCTCCACAGGCGCAGCGTGTTCACGCGGCCGTTCTGGTAGCCGGGGACCATGTAGTTGTAAGGCACGGCGCGCACGGTCCAGCCGGGCACCCAGCGGGTGCGCGTGACGCCCTCGTCGTCGTAGGTCTCGGTGTGCCCGCCGAACGAGATGGTGCGCGCCGACTCGGGGTGCGGGAACTCCCACGGGTTGCCGAGGGTGAGCCACGCGTCGGGCTGCTCCACCTGCTGGCCGTCGACGAAGGTCTGGCGGAAGATGCCGTACTCGTAGCGGATGCCGTAGCCGATGTTCGGCACGCCGAGCGTCGCGAGCGAGTCGATGAAGCAGGCCGCGAGACGCCCGAGGCCGCCGTTGCCGAGGCCCGGCTCGACCTCCAGCTGGCGCAGCTCGTCGAGGTCGACGCCGCACTGCGCGAGCGCGTCGGCGGCGATGTCGGTCAGGCCCGTGGCGAGCAGGTTGTTGTCGAGCTGCCGGCCGAGCAGGAACTCCGCCGACAGGTAGCACACGCCCTTCGCCTGAGCGTGACGCTGGCGGCGCAGGTCTTCGAGCCACCGCGCCATGAGGTAGTCGCGCACGGTGTACGCGAGCGCCATGTAGCGGTCGTTCGGCGTCGACGACGTGAGCGCGACGCCCCGGTCGAAGTTGAGGTTCCGGAGGAACTCCCTGACGAATCCGTCGACGGTGCTGGCGGGCGCCGCGACGGGCGCGAGCGCGAGCGGATGGGTGGCGCCGAGCGGGTGATCGGCGGAGCGTGAAGGCGTCGTTTCTTCGGTCACCGTATCAAGGTACTCGTCCCGTGTTACATCCGTCGAAACACGATCTTGCGTCGCGGCGGCTATGCGCCGCCCGTGCGCTCGGCCTCCTCGGCCGAGCGGGCCGCGCGCAGCTCGTCGGCCGCGACGCGCACGGCGTCCTCGGCGCGGCGCACGCGGCGCTGCGCGAACGTCTCGGCGCCGTGGCGCGCCCGCACGCGGTCGGCGTCCTCCTCGACGCCCG contains:
- a CDS encoding CYTH domain-containing protein, which gives rise to MTVEPSRSIEIERTFDVEAETPLPDLWTLPGVASVSQPELRELDALYLDVYDYALGRAGYALRRRTGGPDEGWHLKGPRSADGSRVELHWPLGESEDIPEALATVVSGVVAGELSPIARIRNTRNAYHLRDVSGGVIAEFVDDRVRARDERQGVDRAWREWEFELGAAAPADAVGRTELFAAVEAAVRRVGGAPAASPSKLGRALGL
- a CDS encoding glutamine amidotransferase, producing the protein MKPFLLLATRAEDVPADEEYELFLRYSGLDERTLVRVRMEAAPLGPVDLDDYSGIFVGGGPFNASDPDRKKSPVQHRVEAEFRTLLDEVVARDYPFLGACYGVGTLGAHQGAEIDGTYREPISVVEVTRTAAGADDPLLATLPDTFAAFVGHKEAIRTLPPSATLLASGEACPVQMFRVGRNVYATQFHPELDVEGITTRIHAYASHGYFAADELQLTLDAVRRMPVTHTGDILRAFADRYAR
- a CDS encoding glycogen/starch/alpha-glucan phosphorylase, encoding MTEETTPSRSADHPLGATHPLALAPVAAPASTVDGFVREFLRNLNFDRGVALTSSTPNDRYMALAYTVRDYLMARWLEDLRRQRHAQAKGVCYLSAEFLLGRQLDNNLLATGLTDIAADALAQCGVDLDELRQLEVEPGLGNGGLGRLAACFIDSLATLGVPNIGYGIRYEYGIFRQTFVDGQQVEQPDAWLTLGNPWEFPHPESARTISFGGHTETYDDEGVTRTRWVPGWTVRAVPYNYMVPGYQNGRVNTLRLWSAQATSAFDLRIFNSGDYAEAVRARTFAENISKVLYPEDSTPQGKELRLQQQYFFVAASISDFLDGVLPDDFDLAKLPDRVIFQLNDTHPVIGVPELMRVLVDERKMEWDAAWEITRQCFAYTCHTLLPEALEVWSVDLLGRLLPRHLEIIYRINDEFLAEVRERFGDDEMRLRNMSIIAEYPQRSVRMAYLATVAGAKVNGVAELHSQLLRDKVLPDFNEFFPGKFTNVTNGVTPRRFVRLANPDLSALISEALGGTWLTDLERLRELETFAEDPQFRQAFADVKAANKRRLSELLRHRDGFEVSDGHMLDVMVKRLHEYKRQMLKLLHIVSLYEGIVSGRVAASEVTARTFIFGAKAAPGYLMAKRIIHLINAVGSVVNADPRVEGRLKVLFPPNYNVTLAERVVPAADLSEQISLAGKEASGTGNMKFALNGALTIGTDDGANVEIRELVGDDNFFLFGMREPQVQELSDRGYRPSEFYQADENLRRAIDLIASGAFSGGDRSVFEPVVSNLLYEDRFMVLADFTSYLEAQTKVDAAYADQEAWTRKAILNVARCGFFSSDRSMRDYIERIWHTPPLR